One region of Yersinia bercovieri ATCC 43970 genomic DNA includes:
- a CDS encoding flagellar basal body rod protein FlgF, with translation MDHAIYTAMGAARQSLDQQAVTANNLANASTPGFRAQLSAMRAVPIDGPSMATRTMVVASTPGVDISQGTINFSGRPLDVALQQDGYLAVQLPDGTEAYTRNGNIQVAANGQMTVQGYPLMGDNGPIEVPPQAAVTIAADGTISALNAGDSPNTIAQLGQIKRVRATPGEVMHGDDGLFHLTPATQQARGAQLANDPLIKIMPGVLEGSNVKAVEAMTDMIANARSFEMQMKIIHSVDENEQRANQLLAMG, from the coding sequence ATGGATCACGCAATATATACCGCGATGGGCGCGGCGCGACAGTCGCTGGATCAGCAGGCGGTCACGGCGAACAACCTGGCGAACGCCTCAACGCCGGGTTTCCGCGCGCAGCTGTCCGCCATGCGTGCTGTCCCTATCGACGGGCCGAGCATGGCAACCCGCACTATGGTCGTGGCATCAACCCCCGGCGTGGATATCAGCCAGGGGACGATAAATTTTAGCGGTCGCCCACTGGATGTGGCTCTACAGCAGGATGGTTATCTGGCGGTGCAACTGCCCGATGGTACTGAAGCCTACACCCGCAACGGGAATATTCAGGTGGCGGCTAACGGCCAAATGACCGTGCAGGGTTACCCGCTAATGGGTGATAACGGCCCGATCGAAGTGCCCCCTCAGGCGGCGGTTACCATTGCGGCGGATGGCACCATCTCGGCACTGAACGCCGGTGATTCACCCAATACCATTGCGCAACTAGGGCAAATCAAACGGGTTCGGGCCACACCGGGTGAAGTGATGCACGGCGATGATGGCTTGTTCCATCTGACCCCTGCCACGCAACAGGCGCGGGGTGCTCAGTTGGCCAATGATCCGCTGATTAAAATCATGCCGGGCGTGCTGGAAGGTAGCAACGTGAAAGCGGTTGAGGCCATGACAGACATGATTGCCAATGCCCGCAGTTTCGAAATGCAGATGAAAATTATCCACAGTGTGGATGAAAACGAACAGCGCGCTAATCAGCTGTTAGCAATGGGCTAA
- a CDS encoding flagellar basal body P-ring protein FlgI: protein MRKQSLITLFITLLSLVWMPAQAERIRDLVTVQGVRDNALIGYGLVVGLDGSGDQTMQTPFTTQSLSNMLSQLGITVPPGTNMQLKNVAAVMVTAKLPAFSRAGQTIDVVVSSMGNAKSIRGGTLLMTPLKGVDNQVYALAQGNVLVGGAGASSGGSSVQVNQLTGGRISGGATIERELPTTFGSDGVINLQLNTEDFTMAQQVSDAINRQRGFGSATAIDARTIQILVPRGNSSQVRFLADIQNIPVNVDAGDAKVIINSRTGSVVMNRNVVLDSCAVAQGNLSVVVDKQNTVSQPDTPFGGGQTVVTPNTQISVQQQGGVLQRVNASPNLNNVVRALNSLGATPIDLMSILQAMQSAGCLRAKLEII from the coding sequence ATGCGTAAACAATCACTTATCACACTTTTTATCACGCTGCTTTCGCTGGTGTGGATGCCCGCGCAAGCAGAGCGTATTCGCGATTTGGTGACCGTTCAGGGAGTGCGTGATAACGCGTTGATCGGTTATGGACTGGTGGTTGGTCTGGATGGCTCCGGTGACCAGACCATGCAGACACCATTTACCACGCAAAGCCTGAGTAACATGTTGTCGCAGCTGGGGATTACCGTACCGCCGGGCACCAATATGCAGCTCAAAAACGTGGCTGCGGTGATGGTCACGGCTAAGTTGCCGGCATTTTCCCGCGCCGGACAGACCATCGACGTGGTGGTCTCCTCGATGGGGAACGCCAAAAGTATTCGTGGCGGCACACTGCTGATGACACCACTGAAAGGGGTGGATAATCAGGTTTATGCCCTGGCGCAGGGTAACGTCTTGGTCGGGGGCGCAGGGGCCTCATCGGGGGGGAGCAGCGTGCAGGTTAATCAGTTGACGGGCGGGCGCATCAGCGGTGGTGCCACTATCGAACGTGAACTGCCAACCACCTTTGGTTCCGATGGCGTGATTAACCTGCAGTTGAATACCGAAGATTTCACCATGGCGCAGCAGGTCAGTGATGCCATTAATCGCCAGCGCGGTTTTGGTTCGGCGACGGCGATTGATGCGCGCACTATTCAGATTTTAGTGCCGCGGGGTAACAGTTCACAGGTCCGTTTCCTGGCCGATATTCAGAATATACCGGTGAATGTCGATGCTGGTGATGCCAAGGTGATTATCAACTCCCGTACCGGCTCGGTGGTGATGAACCGCAATGTGGTGCTGGACTCCTGTGCGGTGGCGCAAGGGAACCTGTCGGTGGTGGTTGATAAGCAAAATACCGTCAGCCAGCCGGATACCCCTTTCGGCGGCGGTCAAACAGTGGTGACACCTAACACTCAGATCTCTGTTCAGCAGCAAGGTGGCGTGTTGCAGCGAGTCAATGCTAGCCCGAATCTGAACAATGTGGTGCGCGCCTTGAACTCGCTGGGGGCAACACCTATCGATTTGATGTCTATCTTGCAGGCGATGCAAAGTGCTGGCTGCCTACGGGCTAAATTGGAGATTATCTGA
- the flgK gene encoding flagellar hook-associated protein FlgK has product MSNSLMNTAMSGLSAAQYALSTVSNNITNFQVAGYNRQNAIFAQNGGTLSPAGFIGNGVTVTGVNREYNSFITNQLRSSQTQSSGLTTYYQQISQIDNLLSNSSNNLSVTMQDFFSNLQNLVSNAGDDAARKTVLGKAEGLVNQFQNADKYLRDMDTGVNQKITESVTKINNYAEQIAKLNDQITRLRGSSGSEPNALLDQRDQLVTELNQIVGVTVTQQDGDAYNVAFASGLPLVQGSSSYKVEAIASGSDATRLAIGYKYGSGDVMEVDESRLATGSLGGTLKFRSEALDSARNQLGQLALVMADSFNTQHKAGFDINGDQGENFFSFAQPNVLKNSNNQGDASLTVSYADTSKVKASDYSVEFDGTNWQVTRLSDNTKVPANPVVDVNGDTTGLSFDGLSVSIDNGTTGAQAKDKFLVKTVSNVAANLQVDITDSSKIAAAGTADGGASDNVNAKALLDLQTQKLVDGKATLAGAYAGLVSNVGNQTNTAKTNSAAQANIVTQLTAEQQSISGVNLDEEYGDLQRFQQYYLANAQVIQTASTLFNALLDLR; this is encoded by the coding sequence ATGTCCAATAGTTTAATGAATACTGCGATGAGTGGTCTGAGCGCCGCGCAATATGCCCTGAGCACTGTCAGTAATAACATCACCAATTTCCAGGTGGCGGGCTATAACCGCCAAAACGCCATCTTTGCGCAAAATGGTGGCACATTAAGCCCGGCAGGCTTTATTGGTAATGGCGTGACAGTGACCGGTGTCAACCGTGAATATAACTCCTTTATTACCAATCAATTGCGCTCTTCACAGACGCAAAGCAGCGGCTTGACCACCTATTATCAGCAAATTTCGCAAATCGATAACTTGCTGTCCAACTCCTCCAATAACCTCTCCGTTACCATGCAGGACTTCTTTAGTAACCTGCAAAACCTGGTGAGCAACGCCGGTGATGATGCTGCGCGTAAAACGGTATTGGGCAAGGCAGAAGGGCTGGTTAACCAGTTCCAGAATGCGGATAAATATCTGCGTGACATGGATACGGGCGTCAACCAGAAGATCACCGAAAGTGTGACCAAAATTAATAACTATGCCGAGCAAATCGCTAAGTTAAATGACCAAATCACCCGCCTGCGCGGCAGCAGTGGCAGCGAACCTAACGCCTTGCTTGATCAGCGCGATCAGCTGGTCACTGAACTGAACCAGATTGTGGGCGTCACTGTCACTCAGCAAGATGGCGATGCCTATAACGTCGCCTTTGCTAGCGGCTTGCCATTGGTACAAGGTTCTAGCTCTTACAAAGTTGAAGCCATCGCCTCCGGCAGTGATGCCACTCGATTAGCTATTGGTTACAAATATGGTAGCGGCGATGTGATGGAAGTGGATGAGAGTCGTCTGGCGACAGGTAGCCTCGGCGGCACCCTGAAATTCCGCAGTGAAGCGCTGGATAGCGCCCGCAATCAGTTAGGCCAACTGGCCCTGGTGATGGCAGATAGCTTTAATACGCAACATAAAGCCGGGTTTGATATCAATGGCGACCAAGGTGAGAACTTCTTTAGTTTTGCTCAGCCAAACGTGCTGAAAAACTCGAATAATCAAGGTGATGCCAGCCTGACGGTGAGCTATGCCGACACCTCGAAAGTCAAAGCCAGCGACTACAGCGTGGAGTTTGATGGCACCAATTGGCAGGTGACCCGGCTGTCTGATAACACCAAAGTGCCGGCCAATCCGGTGGTCGATGTCAATGGCGATACCACCGGTTTGAGCTTCGACGGCCTCTCCGTCAGCATTGATAACGGCACCACTGGCGCACAAGCCAAAGATAAATTCTTGGTGAAAACCGTATCGAATGTGGCGGCTAACCTTCAGGTTGATATCACCGACTCCAGCAAAATTGCCGCCGCCGGTACGGCCGATGGTGGCGCGAGTGATAACGTTAACGCCAAAGCTTTACTGGATCTGCAAACCCAGAAACTGGTGGACGGCAAAGCAACTCTTGCGGGGGCTTACGCGGGCTTAGTGAGTAATGTCGGTAACCAGACCAATACCGCGAAAACCAACAGTGCGGCACAAGCCAA
- the flgH gene encoding flagellar basal body L-ring protein FlgH, giving the protein MDRKPLRKSGGLKWVCMPLTAMLLNGCAYIPHKSLVDGTTSAQPAPASAPLPNGSIFQAAQPMNYGYQPLFEDRRPRNVGDTLTITLQENVSASKSSSANASRNGSSKFGVATAPRYLEGLLGNARADMDISGDNTFGGKGGANANNTFSGTITVTVDRVLANGNLHVVGEKQIAINQGTEFIRFSGVVNPRTISGSNTVTSTQVADARIEYVGNGYINEAQTMGWLQRFFLNISPY; this is encoded by the coding sequence ATGGACAGAAAGCCGCTGCGCAAATCAGGTGGATTGAAATGGGTCTGCATGCCGTTGACGGCAATGCTACTCAATGGCTGCGCGTATATTCCGCATAAATCACTGGTGGATGGCACGACCTCTGCCCAGCCGGCACCGGCCAGTGCGCCATTACCGAATGGCTCTATTTTCCAAGCTGCCCAGCCGATGAACTATGGTTATCAGCCGCTGTTTGAAGACCGTCGCCCACGTAACGTCGGTGACACCCTGACCATCACCTTGCAGGAAAATGTTAGCGCCAGTAAGAGCTCCTCCGCGAATGCCAGCCGTAATGGCTCGAGCAAATTTGGTGTGGCGACGGCGCCTCGCTATCTGGAAGGGTTGTTAGGCAATGCCCGCGCCGACATGGATATTTCTGGCGACAACACCTTTGGTGGCAAGGGGGGGGCGAATGCCAATAACACCTTCAGTGGCACCATCACCGTGACGGTTGACCGGGTGCTGGCCAACGGCAACTTGCATGTGGTCGGTGAGAAACAGATCGCCATCAATCAGGGAACCGAATTTATTCGCTTCTCTGGGGTAGTCAACCCACGCACCATCAGCGGCAGCAATACCGTGACCTCAACACAGGTGGCTGATGCACGCATCGAATATGTGGGTAATGGTTATATCAATGAAGCGCAGACCATGGGCTGGTTGCAGCGGTTCTTCCTTAATATCTCGCCGTACTAA
- the flgJ gene encoding flagellar assembly peptidoglycan hydrolase FlgJ, with product MSDLMSMSGTANEMFGAAYDAQSLNSLKRDAARDPEGNLKKVAQQVEGMFVQMMLKSMRSALPQDGVMNSDQTRLYTSMYDQQIAQQMSVKGLGLADMMVKQLSGATSPSETAGTVPMMLDDDVLQTLPAQALAQMVRRAMPTPPSNSGVSLPQGPGNFVARMSIPAQIASQQSGIPHQLIMAQAALESGWGQREIPTADGKTSYNVFGIKAGSNWDGPVSEITTTEYEQGVATKTKARFRVYGSYVEAVSDYVKLLTQNPRYANVAAAQSPEQGAHALQQAGYATDPQYAQKLVSVIQQMRSAGEQAVKAYSSDLSQLF from the coding sequence ATGAGCGATCTGATGAGCATGTCCGGCACCGCCAATGAGATGTTTGGGGCGGCCTACGACGCTCAATCACTGAATAGCTTAAAACGTGATGCAGCAAGAGATCCCGAGGGGAACCTGAAAAAGGTGGCCCAGCAAGTGGAGGGGATGTTTGTGCAGATGATGCTGAAAAGTATGCGCTCTGCCTTGCCGCAAGATGGTGTGATGAACAGTGATCAAACCCGGCTTTATACCTCAATGTATGACCAGCAGATTGCTCAGCAAATGTCGGTCAAGGGGTTAGGTCTGGCCGACATGATGGTAAAACAGCTGTCAGGTGCCACCTCGCCAAGTGAAACCGCAGGTACAGTGCCGATGATGCTCGATGATGATGTGTTGCAAACACTACCGGCACAGGCATTGGCTCAAATGGTGCGCCGGGCAATGCCGACACCACCGAGCAACAGTGGCGTATCACTACCACAAGGCCCCGGTAATTTTGTGGCGCGCATGTCGATTCCGGCACAAATTGCCAGTCAACAAAGTGGGATCCCTCATCAGCTAATTATGGCGCAGGCCGCGCTGGAGTCCGGCTGGGGGCAACGTGAGATCCCAACCGCTGACGGCAAAACCAGCTACAACGTCTTTGGTATTAAAGCGGGTAGCAACTGGGATGGCCCGGTCAGTGAAATTACCACCACGGAATATGAGCAGGGGGTGGCGACGAAAACCAAAGCCCGCTTCCGGGTCTATGGCTCTTATGTCGAGGCGGTTAGTGACTACGTCAAACTGCTGACACAAAATCCGCGCTACGCCAATGTCGCCGCAGCACAAAGCCCTGAACAGGGGGCACATGCGCTGCAACAAGCCGGTTACGCCACCGACCCGCAATATGCACAAAAGTTGGTTAGTGTGATCCAGCAGATGAGGAGTGCCGGTGAGCAGGCGGTTAAAGCATACAGCAGCGACCTAAGCCAGCTCTTCTAA
- the flgG gene encoding flagellar basal-body rod protein FlgG yields MIRSLWIAKTGLDAQQTNMDVIANNLANVSTNGFKRQRAVFEDLLYQTMRQPGAQSSEQTTLPSGLQIGTGVRPVATERLHSQGNLAKTDNTKDIAIKGEGFFQVQMPDGTNAYTRDGSFQVDQNGQLVTASGFPVQPAITIPANALSMTVGRDGIVSVTLQGQTATQQVGQLTLTTFINNSGLESMGENLYQETASSGAPNDTTPGLNGGGLLYQGYVETSNVNVAEELVNMIQTQRAYEINSKAVSTSDQMLQKLTQL; encoded by the coding sequence ATGATCCGATCATTATGGATTGCCAAAACCGGTTTGGATGCACAGCAAACCAACATGGACGTCATCGCCAACAACCTGGCGAACGTCAGCACCAATGGTTTTAAACGTCAACGTGCGGTATTCGAAGATTTGCTCTACCAGACCATGCGTCAACCGGGGGCGCAATCCTCCGAACAGACCACCTTGCCGTCGGGTTTACAGATTGGTACGGGGGTTCGTCCGGTGGCGACGGAGCGCTTACACAGTCAGGGCAACCTGGCCAAGACCGATAACACCAAAGATATCGCCATCAAAGGTGAGGGGTTCTTTCAGGTGCAGATGCCGGATGGCACCAATGCCTATACCCGCGATGGATCTTTCCAGGTTGACCAAAATGGTCAGTTGGTCACTGCCAGCGGTTTTCCGGTGCAGCCGGCGATCACCATTCCGGCGAATGCGCTGAGTATGACCGTGGGCCGTGACGGGATAGTCAGTGTCACCTTGCAGGGGCAGACCGCCACGCAGCAAGTGGGGCAACTGACACTGACCACCTTCATCAATAACAGCGGCCTGGAGAGTATGGGTGAAAACCTGTATCAGGAAACCGCCAGCTCCGGCGCGCCGAATGATACCACGCCGGGCCTGAATGGCGGTGGCTTGCTGTATCAGGGCTATGTTGAAACCTCTAACGTCAATGTCGCGGAGGAGTTGGTCAATATGATCCAGACGCAACGCGCCTATGAGATCAACAGTAAAGCGGTTTCAACTTCCGACCAGATGTTGCAAAAACTGACCCAGCTGTAA